A window of the Cygnus atratus isolate AKBS03 ecotype Queensland, Australia chromosome 4, CAtr_DNAZoo_HiC_assembly, whole genome shotgun sequence genome harbors these coding sequences:
- the SHISA3 gene encoding protein shisa-3 homolog, giving the protein MAGRRRLLLVLLPLRCLLLGLLGGGGGGQPGGGEYCHGWVDGQGGYHEGFQCPEGFDTAAATICCGSCALRYCCAAAEARLEQGGCTNDRQTPDPGVTAQPIYVPFLIVGSIFIAFIIVGSLVAVYCCTCLRPKQPSQPIRFSLRSYQTETLPMILASTSFRTPSRQSSTATSSSSASGSVRRFSFARAEPGCLVASPPPPYTSGCFQPAHAAHLNQPSGFLVSPPYFGYPLQPEPALAGKSCSDFGQS; this is encoded by the exons atggcggggcggcggcggctgctgctggtgctgctgccgctgcgctgcctcctgctggggctgctgggcggcggcggcggcgggcagcccggcggcggggagTACTGCCACGGCTGGGTGGACGGGCAGGGCGGCTACCACGAGGGTTTCCAGTGCCCCGAGGGCTTCGACACGGCGGCCGCCACCATCTGCTGCGGCTCCTGCGCGCTGCGCTACTGCTGCGCCGCCGCCGAGGCCCGCCTGGAGCAGGGCGGCTGCACCAACGACCGGCAGACCCCGGACCCGGGAGTCACCGCCC agCCCATCTACGTGCCGTTCCTCATAGTCGGATCAATATTTATCGCCTTCATTATCGTGGGCTCTCTGGTGGCGGTTTATTGCTGCACCTGTTTAAGACCTAAGCAGCCTTCGCAGCCGATACGCTTCTCTCTCCGGAGCTACCAGACCGAGACTCTTCCCATGATCCTGGCCTCGACCAGCTTCAGGACGCCGTCGAGGCAGTCAAGCACAGCCACCAGTTCCAGTTCGGCCAGCGGTTCGGTTCGCAGGTTCTCCTTCGCCCGGGCAGAGCCGGGGTGCCTCGTGGCGTCGCCACCGCCGCCCTACACATCTGGCTGCTTCCAGCCAGCCCACGCCGCCCACCTGAACCAGCCATCGGGATTTCTGGTGTCGCCGCCGTACTTTGGGTACCCGCTCCAGCCAGAGCCTGCCCTAGCTGGGAAGAGCTGCTCTGATTTCGGCCAGAGCTGA